A part of Streptomyces sp. NBC_00557 genomic DNA contains:
- a CDS encoding MFS transporter yields the protein MGPWRFVVWFGTVSLLADFVYEGARSITGPLLASLGASALVVGVVTGAGEAAAFGLRLVSGPLADRTRRFWGLAIAGYALTVASVPLLGVVGVLWAACALVVAERVGKAVRSPAKDAMLSHATAVTGRGRGFAVHEALDQIGALVGPLLVAGVLALTGNDYGPALGVLAVPGIAVLALLFWLRARVPDPEAYEREAEAAASTPPAARNVRLPRAFWTYAGFTAATTTGFATFGVLSYHLVQRHLLSAAWVPVLYAAAMAVDAVAALATGWLYDRYGPRVLVALPVLTAAVAALAFTGTLAVAVAGSLVWGAAMGIQESTLRATVADLVPSGRRATAYGLFAGVIGAASLAGGALTGGLYGYSIPVLIEVVVAIQILAVLLLAVTSTRADAARR from the coding sequence ATGGGCCCGTGGCGTTTCGTGGTGTGGTTCGGGACCGTCAGCCTGCTCGCCGACTTCGTGTACGAGGGCGCCCGCTCGATCACCGGTCCGCTGCTGGCGTCGCTGGGCGCGTCCGCGCTGGTGGTCGGTGTCGTCACCGGCGCCGGGGAGGCGGCGGCGTTCGGCCTGCGGCTGGTGTCCGGCCCGCTGGCGGACCGTACCCGCCGCTTCTGGGGCCTGGCGATCGCCGGATACGCGCTGACGGTCGCGTCGGTGCCGCTGCTGGGCGTGGTGGGCGTGCTGTGGGCGGCGTGCGCGCTCGTGGTCGCCGAGCGGGTCGGCAAGGCGGTGCGCTCCCCGGCCAAGGACGCGATGCTGTCGCACGCCACCGCCGTCACCGGCCGGGGCCGCGGCTTCGCCGTGCACGAGGCGCTGGACCAGATCGGCGCCCTGGTCGGCCCCCTGCTCGTGGCCGGCGTTCTCGCGCTGACCGGGAACGACTACGGCCCCGCGCTCGGCGTGCTCGCCGTCCCCGGCATCGCCGTACTCGCCCTGCTGTTCTGGCTGCGGGCCCGCGTCCCGGACCCGGAAGCCTACGAACGCGAGGCGGAAGCCGCCGCGAGCACGCCGCCCGCCGCGCGGAACGTGCGGCTGCCGCGGGCCTTCTGGACCTACGCCGGTTTCACCGCGGCCACCACGACCGGCTTCGCCACCTTCGGCGTGCTCTCCTACCACCTGGTCCAACGGCACCTGCTCAGCGCCGCGTGGGTGCCGGTGCTGTACGCGGCGGCGATGGCCGTGGACGCCGTGGCGGCCCTGGCCACGGGATGGCTCTACGACCGGTACGGCCCGCGCGTGCTGGTGGCGCTGCCGGTGCTGACGGCGGCCGTCGCGGCCCTGGCGTTCACCGGCACGCTCGCCGTCGCGGTCGCCGGTTCGCTCGTGTGGGGCGCGGCCATGGGCATCCAGGAGTCCACCCTGCGCGCCACGGTCGCCGACCTGGTGCCCAGCGGCCGCCGGGCCACCGCGTACGGCCTGTTCGCCGGCGTCATCGGCGCGGCGAGCCTGGCCGGCGGCGCACTCACCGGCGGCCTGTACGGCTACTCGATCCCCGTACTGATCGAGGTGGTCGTCGCCATCCAGATCCTGGCGGTGCTGCTGCTGGCAGTGACGAGCACACGCGCGGACGCGGCGCGGCGCTGA
- a CDS encoding cold-shock protein, with protein sequence MVTATVREWNDEEGWGVLDSPDTPGGCFGHYSDIQAPGFRTLSPGQQVDLTWEAPGFKQDGYDYRAVSIVPRSA encoded by the coding sequence ATGGTGACTGCGACTGTCCGCGAGTGGAACGACGAGGAAGGGTGGGGCGTTCTCGACTCTCCGGATACCCCCGGCGGCTGCTTCGGCCATTACTCCGACATCCAGGCGCCCGGCTTCCGCACGCTGTCGCCCGGACAACAGGTCGACCTCACATGGGAAGCCCCTGGCTTCAAGCAGGACGGGTACGACTACCGCGCGGTAAGCATCGTGCCTCGGTCTGCCTGA
- a CDS encoding heavy metal translocating P-type ATPase — protein MSSTLTRPAPPRAARETVAPRRRTRVFALPEARWAAAALVLFLIALPLRSAGAPAWTWGPLLAAVYATGGWEPGWAGLRALREKTLDVDLLMVVAALGAAAIGQVLDGALLIVIFATSGALEAVATARTADSVRGLLDLAPATATRIADDGTEETIPGRQLAVGDVILVRPGERIGADGRVLDGTSDVDQATITGEPLPAAKQAGDEVFAGTLNGTGALRVRVDRDPSDSVIARIVALVEEASETKAPTQLFIEKVEQRYSLGMVAATVLLFTVPLLLGADLRSTLLRAMTFMIVASPCAVVLATMPPLLSAIANAGRHGVLVKSAVVMERLGEVDAVALDKTGTLTEGTPRVTDIRPLPGSGLTEEDVLRLAAAAEHPSEHPLARAIVDAARRRRLDVPPADDFAATPGAGVRATVQGRTVAVGSPARVPHDRTGHPAGAVAAALEREGRTAVLVVLDGAPAGVLGLADRLREEAVTTVSALGELTGTAPVLVTGDNARAAARLAAEAGITDVRAGLLPQDKVAAVRELERAGRKVLVVGDGVNDAPALAAAHTGVAMGRAGSDLALETADAVVVRDELAAIPTLVRLSRRARRLVVQNLVIAAVFITGLVLWDLTGTLPLPLGVAGHEGSTVIVGLNGLRLLADAAWRRSAPERD, from the coding sequence ATGTCATCCACACTCACCCGCCCGGCGCCGCCCCGTGCCGCCCGCGAGACCGTGGCGCCCCGGCGCCGTACCCGCGTCTTCGCGCTGCCCGAGGCGCGGTGGGCCGCCGCGGCACTGGTGCTGTTCCTGATCGCGCTGCCGCTGCGGTCGGCCGGGGCGCCGGCCTGGACGTGGGGTCCGCTCCTCGCGGCCGTCTACGCCACCGGCGGCTGGGAGCCGGGCTGGGCGGGCCTTCGGGCGCTGCGCGAGAAGACCCTGGACGTGGACCTGCTGATGGTGGTCGCCGCGCTCGGGGCGGCGGCGATCGGGCAGGTCCTGGACGGTGCGCTGCTGATCGTCATCTTCGCCACCTCCGGCGCCCTGGAGGCGGTCGCCACCGCCCGCACCGCCGACTCCGTGCGCGGCCTGCTCGACCTCGCCCCCGCCACGGCGACCCGCATCGCGGACGACGGCACCGAGGAGACGATCCCCGGCCGGCAACTCGCGGTGGGCGACGTCATCCTGGTCCGGCCCGGTGAGCGCATCGGCGCCGACGGCCGGGTGCTGGACGGGACCAGCGACGTCGACCAGGCCACGATCACCGGCGAACCGCTGCCCGCGGCCAAGCAGGCCGGCGACGAGGTGTTCGCCGGCACCCTGAACGGAACCGGCGCGCTGCGCGTGCGGGTCGACCGCGACCCGTCCGACTCGGTGATCGCCCGGATCGTGGCCCTCGTGGAGGAGGCATCCGAGACCAAGGCCCCCACCCAGCTGTTCATCGAGAAGGTCGAACAGCGCTACAGCCTCGGCATGGTCGCCGCCACCGTCCTCCTGTTCACCGTGCCCCTGCTGCTCGGCGCCGACCTGCGGTCCACCCTGCTCCGCGCGATGACCTTCATGATCGTCGCCTCGCCCTGTGCCGTCGTGCTGGCCACCATGCCGCCGCTGCTGTCCGCCATCGCCAACGCCGGCCGCCACGGCGTGCTGGTCAAATCGGCGGTGGTCATGGAGCGCCTGGGGGAGGTGGACGCCGTCGCCCTGGACAAGACCGGCACGCTCACCGAAGGCACCCCGCGGGTGACCGACATCCGTCCGCTGCCCGGCTCCGGCCTCACGGAGGAGGACGTGCTGCGGTTGGCGGCCGCGGCCGAGCACCCCAGCGAGCACCCGCTGGCCCGCGCGATCGTGGACGCCGCCCGCCGCCGGCGCCTGGACGTCCCGCCGGCGGACGACTTCGCCGCCACCCCGGGCGCCGGCGTACGCGCCACGGTGCAGGGCCGTACCGTCGCGGTCGGCAGCCCCGCCCGCGTCCCGCACGACCGCACCGGCCACCCGGCGGGAGCCGTGGCCGCCGCTCTCGAGCGGGAGGGCCGTACGGCCGTACTGGTCGTCCTCGACGGCGCACCGGCCGGAGTCCTCGGCCTGGCCGACCGGCTCCGCGAGGAGGCCGTCACCACCGTCTCCGCCCTCGGCGAGCTGACCGGCACGGCCCCGGTGCTGGTCACCGGCGACAACGCCCGCGCCGCGGCCCGGCTCGCCGCCGAGGCCGGCATCACCGACGTCCGCGCCGGACTGCTGCCCCAGGACAAGGTGGCCGCCGTACGGGAGCTGGAGCGCGCCGGACGCAAGGTGCTGGTGGTCGGCGACGGCGTCAACGACGCCCCCGCGCTCGCCGCCGCCCACACCGGCGTCGCGATGGGCCGCGCCGGCTCCGACCTCGCCCTGGAGACCGCCGACGCGGTCGTGGTCCGCGACGAACTGGCCGCCATCCCCACGCTCGTACGCCTCTCCCGCCGCGCGCGCCGCCTGGTCGTGCAGAACCTGGTCATCGCCGCGGTGTTCATCACCGGCCTCGTCCTCTGGGACCTCACCGGCACCCTGCCCCTGCCACTCGGCGTCGCCGGCCACGAGGGCTCCACCGTCATCGTCGGCCTCAACGGCCTGCGCCTGCTGGCCGACGCGGCGTGGCGGCGGTCGGCTCCGGAGCGGGACTGA